Part of the Pseudomonas baltica genome is shown below.
GCTGCTGCCGACCTACCCCGATGAAGCCCTGCCCTTCGACGAAACCAGCAAGCTCAAGGGCCTCAATCTGGGTGGTCAACTGGCCAGCCTCGAGGGCCTCGACAAAGTGGTCGCGCAACTCGCCGACGTGAGCATGCTCGGCGTCGCTGCCTCCAACAACTGGGCCATCGCGCCGTCCCACAGCCGCAGCGGCAAGACCCTGTTCGCCAACGACACGCACCTGCCGATCTCGCTGCCCTCGGCCTGGAACTACATGCAGATCAGCGCGCCGAAATACCAGGCCGCAGGCGTGACCATCGCGGGCGTACCGGCCATCGTCGCCGGCTTCAACGGCAAGGTGGCGTGGGGCATGACCATGGTCATGGGCGACAATCAGGACTTGTTTCTGGAGAAGGTCAAACGCGAAGGCAGCCGCCTGATGTATGAAGTCGACGGCAAATGGCAACCAGCCATGGCGCGCAACGAAACCTTCTTGATCAAGGGCCAGAAGCCGATCCGCGAGACCGTCTATGAAACCCGCCACGGCCCGTTGCTCAACGGCACCTTGGGGCAAAAGCAGCTCGACCTGCAGCCTTCCAGCTTCAACAGTGGCTACGGCCTCGCCCTGCAGACTCCGGACTTCAAGGACGACAAGAGCCTCGACGCATTCTTCGACCTGTCCCGCGCGCAAACCGTGGAGCAGGCCTCCGACGCCAGCCGGCAGATCCGCGCAGTGGCGCTGAACCTGGTGTTCGCCGATGCCCAGCACATCGGCTGGCAAGTCACCGGCCGTTACCCCAACCGCAAGGACGGCCTGGGCCTGGTGCCATCGCCGGGCTGGACGCCGCGCTACGACTGGGACGGTTACGCCGACCCGATGCTGCACCCCTATGACCAGGACCCTGCCCAGGGTTGGCTCGGCACCGCCAACCAGCGCACCATCGGCAAGGGCTACGGCATGCAGTTGTCCAACTCCTGGTACTACCCGGAGCGCAGCGAGCGCCTGGCGCAGTTGGCCAGTGCAACGCAGCAGGACACCCGCAGCATGATCGCCATGCAATACGACCAGACCACCACCTTCGCCGACAAGCTGAAGAAGATGTTCGAAGCGCCCGGCATGGCCAAGCCACTCAAGGCCGCTATCGATGCGCTGCCTGAGACTGATCGTGCCAAGGCCCGCGAGGCCTACTCGCGCTTGATGGCGTTCGATGGCCGCTTGAGCCCAACCTCGGCGGATGCGGCGCTCTACGAGCTGTTCCTGCAGGAGAGCGCCAAGCAGATATTCCTCGACGAGCTCGGCCCGCAAGACAGCCCGACCTGGAAAGCCTTCGTGGCCAATGCCGACCTGTCCTACTCGGCCCAGGCCGATCACCTGCTGGGCCGTGAGGACAGCCCGTTCTGGGATGACGTGCGCACCCCGCAGAAGGAAGACAAACCGACGATTCTGGCCCGCAGCCTGGCCGCTGCGGTCACCTCCGGTGACAACCTGCTGGGTGGCGATCGCAAGGCTTGGCAGTGGGGCAAGTTGCACACCTACAGCTTCAAGTCCGACAGCACCAAACTCGCGCCGCTGCTCGATGCCAGCCAGCGCCTGGGCCTGAGCGCCGCCAGCAGCACCCTGGATCGCGGGCCTTATCCGGCCGGTGGTGACCAGAGCACGCTGAACGCGTCGGCTTATCACTGGGGCGGGCAGAACTTCGATACCTTCCTGGCACCGGCGATGCGCATCATCGTCGACTTCGGTCAGGTCGAACCGATGATGGGCCTCAACAGCACTGGCCAGTCGGGCAACCCGGCCAGCCCGCACTATGCGGACGGCATCGATGCCTGGCTCAAGGCGCAGTACGTGTCGTTCCCGATGCAGCGGCAGAACTTCGACAAGGCGTATGGCACCCAGCGGTTGACGCTGGTGCCTGGGAAGTAAGGCTCACCCGCTCCACTGTGGGAGCGGGCTCTGCCCGCCCCTACAGGAGTCGATGGCATGCAACGGAGCTGAACTTCCCGCCAGCCATCCCCCTCATAACTGACAAGCCCACCACCCCGGCCAGCCCATGGACCTTGTCATCGCCCGCCCCGAAGGCCTCTACTGCCCCGCCGGCGATTTCTATATCGACCCGTGGCGCCCGGTGCCGCGCTCGATCATCACCCATGGCCATGGCGACCACGCCCGTACCGGCAATCAGCACTACCTGGCCGCCGCCCCCGGCGCCGGCATCCTGCGTGCAAGGTTGGGCCAGGACATCAACCTGCAGACCCTCGACTATGGCGAACGCCTGGTCCATCACGGCGTGACCCTGAGCTTTCACCCCGCCGGCCACGTACTCGGCTCGGCCCAAGTGCGCCTGGAGCATCGCGGCGAAGTGTGGGTCGCCTCCGGTGACTACAAGGTCGAGGCCGACGGCACCTGCGCGCCGTTCGAACCGGTGCGCTGCCACACCTTCATCACCGAATCCACCTTCGGTCTGCCCATCTACCGCTGGCAACCCCAGGCCGAGATCTTCGCCGAGGTCAACCAGTGGTGGCGCGCCAACGCTGCGGCGGGCAAGGCCAGCGTGCTTTTCTGCTATGCCTTCGGCAAGGCGCAGCGGCTGTTGCACGGCATCGACCGCAGCATCGGCGCCATCCTCTGTCATGGCGCCGTGGAGCCATTGAACCGGGTGTACCGCGAGGGCGGCATCGACATTCCGCCGACCCTTTATGCCGGCGACTTCAAGAAGACCGATCCGGCGTTGCGCAGCGCCCTGATCATCGCCCCACCCTCGGCCGGTGGCAGCACCTGGATGCGCCGTTTCGGCGATTACAGTGACGCCTTCGCCAGCGGCTGGATGCGCCTGCGTGGCAGCCGTCGGCGGCGTGGGGTCGATCGCGGCTTCATCCTCTCCGATCATGCCGACTGGCCGGGATTGCTGTGGGCCATCGAGCAGACCGGCGCCGAGCGAGTGATGGTCACCCACGGGTCGGTCAACGTGCTGGTGCGCTACCTGCGCGAGCAGCGCGGCCTGGATGCACAGGGCTTCACCACGGAATACGGCGACGAGAACATGGACGAAGAACCACTGCCCGCAGATTCATGATCCGCCCCCTGTGGCGGGCTCATGCCCTGCTCCTGCCAAAGCGCCAGCAAAGCCCCAATGCAGCGCCAGACCGATGCACATTGCCGTCCCACCGGCGATGACGAACGCGCTCTGGATCGACGTCACGGCCGCGATAAAACCGCCAAGTAGCGGCCCGCTGACCAGCAGCGCCAACGTCAGGCTCCACACGCTGGACGAGATGAATCCCAAATGAGCCGGAGAACATTGCGTCTGCAGCACAACCGCAAAAGCCATCGAGTTCAGCCCGAAGGTGATCCCCGAGAAGAAAAACACCAGCAAAAGAATCGCCAGCGTAAAAGCACTATGAAGCGACGCCAGCAAGCCGGCACCCAGGATGCAGGCCCCGTAAAACATGAGCGAAACCGTCGAACAGACCAAAACCCTGGCCGGGTAAAGCGACTTGAAGGCAATACCGGCCACGATACCGCCCAGCCCCGTGGCACTGACCACCAACCCGAAGGCCGATGCACCAAACCCGGAAGTACTGAGCAAGGTACCCAACATCGAGTCGTAGAAACCCAGCACCGCCGACTGGGCCAGCGAACAGAACAACAGAAGCCGAGTGGCCGGCCCGCGCCAATAGAACGCCTTGATGGCGGCAAAGCCACCTTCCCCTTTGGGCTTCGTGGCCGGTGCTCGCAGGGATCCGCCCTGCTGCAACCACAAGATCGTACAAAACAGCAGCCCCGCGACAGCGCATGCGGCAGACAACAGAAAACCCACGGGTCTGTCCGTGGACGCGACGACGATCCCGGCCGCCAGCGGCGAGCACACCTTTATGAACTGGTTGACCACCGAGACCAGCGCCGTATTGCTGACGATCTGTCGATCAGTGAGCAGCCTGCGAGTCAGTACTACTTCCGCTGGCACCGCCCCCAGATTCGACACGCCCTTGAACGCCACTAAGGCCAGAAACAACCCAGCATCCCCCGCTAGATACAACGAACACGACGCCGTGCATCGCAGCACAAAGCTGCACGTCACCAGCAGGAATGGATTGACCCTGTCGGCCAGCCGCCCTGCCAGCGGCCCGAGCAACAAGGGTGGCAAGCCATAGAACGCCGCCGCCAGCCCGATCGTCTCAGTCGAGGCGCGAAACACGAAACTGAGCGTCGAAAAGATCAGAATAAAGTCGACCCACGCCACAAACGACGTGCTGAACCTGATCGCGCACAAGCTCCAGTAGCCTTTGAAAGACGCGGGTGCCGTCAACCGTCGATCCGTCATTGCGTTCATTTTCCCCCTCCCGGCACTCAGCCCTCAGGCTTGGCGCATGGTGATCGGGCCCTCGGCATTGGCACCCTTCAAGACCAATCCGGAGGCGCTCATCAGTTCCTGCGTATACGGATGTTGAGGCGCCGCGAAGATCCGCCGGGCCGGGCCTTGCTCGACTACGCGGCCGTTTCTGATCACGATCAAATCGTGGGCCAGCGCATGTACCACCGCCAGGTCGTGGCTAATGAACAAATAGGTCAAACCGTGGCGTATTTGCAGCGAACGGAGCAATTCGATGATTTGCTTCTGCACCGTGCGATCCAGTGCCGAGGTAGGCTCGTCAAGCAGAATCAAGGCAGGCTCGAGCACCAACGCCCGCGCAATGGAAATGCGTTGGCGCTGGCCACCGGAAAACTCGTGCGGGTAACGATGCCGTGTCTCGGGATCCAGCCCGACTTCCTGCAGCACGCGAATGACCGCCTGCTCGCGCTCAACCGGCGTGCCGATATTGTGGGTGAGCAAGCCCTCGGCAATGATCTGCTCCACCGACATGCGCGGGCTCAAGCTGCCGAACGGGTCCTGAAACACCACCTGCAACTGACGCCGTAACGGGCGCATGGCGTCCTGGCTCTGCAAGGTCAGTTGGGTGCCCGCAAAGCGCACACTGCCCTGGCAATCCACCAGGCGCAAGATCGCCTGGCCCAGCGTCGATTTGCCCGAACCGGACTCCCCGACAATGCCCAGCGTCTTGCCCTTGAGCAGATCGAAGCTCACCCCGTCCACCGCCTTGATGTACTCGCGCTCACGTTTGAACAGCGGCTTGGGCAGCGGGAACCACACGCGCAGGTCATCCACGGTCAGCAAGAATTGATCGAACATCACCGGCACCGGTCGGCCACTGGGTTCGGCCTCGATCAACAAGCGGCTGTAAGGATGCTGCGGATGCTCGAAGAGTGTTTCGCAGTCCGCCTGTTCGACGATCTCGCCGCCGCGCATCACGCAGACCCGCTGCGCGATGCGCCGCACCAGATTGAGGTCGTGGCTGATCAGCAGCAAAGACATGCCCAAGCGCGCCTGCAAGTCGCGCAGCAGTTCGAGAATCTTTTGCTGCACGGTGACGTCCAGCGCGGTGGTCGGCTCGTCGGCGATCAACAGGTCCGGCTCATTGGCCAGCGCCATGGCGATCATCACGCGTTGGCGCTGACCGCCGGAGAGTTGATGAGGATAGGCCTTGAGGCGCTTGCCCGGCTCGCGTATGCCGACCATTTCCAGCAGTTCCAGCACCCTCGCCCGCGCCGCTTTGCCGCCCAGCCCCTTGTGCACCGCCAGTACCTCGCCGATCTGCTTTTCGACGGTGTGCAGCGGATTGAGCGAGGTCATCGGTTCCTGGAAGATCATCGCGATACGATTGCCGCGCAATGTGCGCAACTGCTTTTCAGAGGCGCCGACCAGGTCTTGACCCTCGAAACGGATAGTGCCGTTGGTACTGACCTTGGTTCCCGGCAACAAGCGCAGGATCGAATGAGCCGTCACCGATTTGCCTGAGCCCGACTCGCCCACCAGCGCCAGGCACTCGCCGCGACGAATGTCCAGATCAAGGCCGTGCACCACTTCGCGGTCCCCGAAGGCCACCTTCAGATCGCGGATTTCAATCAGGTTGTCAGTCATTTCAATTCCTT
Proteins encoded:
- a CDS encoding ABC transporter ATP-binding protein, with the translated sequence MTDNLIEIRDLKVAFGDREVVHGLDLDIRRGECLALVGESGSGKSVTAHSILRLLPGTKVSTNGTIRFEGQDLVGASEKQLRTLRGNRIAMIFQEPMTSLNPLHTVEKQIGEVLAVHKGLGGKAARARVLELLEMVGIREPGKRLKAYPHQLSGGQRQRVMIAMALANEPDLLIADEPTTALDVTVQQKILELLRDLQARLGMSLLLISHDLNLVRRIAQRVCVMRGGEIVEQADCETLFEHPQHPYSRLLIEAEPSGRPVPVMFDQFLLTVDDLRVWFPLPKPLFKREREYIKAVDGVSFDLLKGKTLGIVGESGSGKSTLGQAILRLVDCQGSVRFAGTQLTLQSQDAMRPLRRQLQVVFQDPFGSLSPRMSVEQIIAEGLLTHNIGTPVEREQAVIRVLQEVGLDPETRHRYPHEFSGGQRQRISIARALVLEPALILLDEPTSALDRTVQKQIIELLRSLQIRHGLTYLFISHDLAVVHALAHDLIVIRNGRVVEQGPARRIFAAPQHPYTQELMSASGLVLKGANAEGPITMRQA
- a CDS encoding MFS transporter, producing the protein MNAMTDRRLTAPASFKGYWSLCAIRFSTSFVAWVDFILIFSTLSFVFRASTETIGLAAAFYGLPPLLLGPLAGRLADRVNPFLLVTCSFVLRCTASCSLYLAGDAGLFLALVAFKGVSNLGAVPAEVVLTRRLLTDRQIVSNTALVSVVNQFIKVCSPLAAGIVVASTDRPVGFLLSAACAVAGLLFCTILWLQQGGSLRAPATKPKGEGGFAAIKAFYWRGPATRLLLFCSLAQSAVLGFYDSMLGTLLSTSGFGASAFGLVVSATGLGGIVAGIAFKSLYPARVLVCSTVSLMFYGACILGAGLLASLHSAFTLAILLLVFFFSGITFGLNSMAFAVVLQTQCSPAHLGFISSSVWSLTLALLVSGPLLGGFIAAVTSIQSAFVIAGGTAMCIGLALHWGFAGALAGAGHEPATGGGS
- a CDS encoding ligase-associated DNA damage response exonuclease gives rise to the protein MDLVIARPEGLYCPAGDFYIDPWRPVPRSIITHGHGDHARTGNQHYLAAAPGAGILRARLGQDINLQTLDYGERLVHHGVTLSFHPAGHVLGSAQVRLEHRGEVWVASGDYKVEADGTCAPFEPVRCHTFITESTFGLPIYRWQPQAEIFAEVNQWWRANAAAGKASVLFCYAFGKAQRLLHGIDRSIGAILCHGAVEPLNRVYREGGIDIPPTLYAGDFKKTDPALRSALIIAPPSAGGSTWMRRFGDYSDAFASGWMRLRGSRRRRGVDRGFILSDHADWPGLLWAIEQTGAERVMVTHGSVNVLVRYLREQRGLDAQGFTTEYGDENMDEEPLPADS
- a CDS encoding penicillin acylase family protein, coding for MASSARLRFLPTLGTAAAVTALMSLAGCQGWLEDRYAASVPPTTGVQPLTGLANNVSIRHNRLGMPLIESSSFHDALFAMGYEHASDRISQMVGMRLLAQGRLAEMAGPGVLDVDRFMRTVNLKRRADELYASASPRLKRFFEVYARGVNAYLFRYRDNLPMDLAQADYKPEYWKPEDSALIFCLVNFNLSVNLQEEINSLVLAQKVGADKLAWLLPTYPDEALPFDETSKLKGLNLGGQLASLEGLDKVVAQLADVSMLGVAASNNWAIAPSHSRSGKTLFANDTHLPISLPSAWNYMQISAPKYQAAGVTIAGVPAIVAGFNGKVAWGMTMVMGDNQDLFLEKVKREGSRLMYEVDGKWQPAMARNETFLIKGQKPIRETVYETRHGPLLNGTLGQKQLDLQPSSFNSGYGLALQTPDFKDDKSLDAFFDLSRAQTVEQASDASRQIRAVALNLVFADAQHIGWQVTGRYPNRKDGLGLVPSPGWTPRYDWDGYADPMLHPYDQDPAQGWLGTANQRTIGKGYGMQLSNSWYYPERSERLAQLASATQQDTRSMIAMQYDQTTTFADKLKKMFEAPGMAKPLKAAIDALPETDRAKAREAYSRLMAFDGRLSPTSADAALYELFLQESAKQIFLDELGPQDSPTWKAFVANADLSYSAQADHLLGREDSPFWDDVRTPQKEDKPTILARSLAAAVTSGDNLLGGDRKAWQWGKLHTYSFKSDSTKLAPLLDASQRLGLSAASSTLDRGPYPAGGDQSTLNASAYHWGGQNFDTFLAPAMRIIVDFGQVEPMMGLNSTGQSGNPASPHYADGIDAWLKAQYVSFPMQRQNFDKAYGTQRLTLVPGK